The genomic segment CTCGCCCTTGTCTTTACCCCGATGATTGCGTTTTTCTGGGCGTTATTTTTCGCATCGGTCAACCACGGGGTAGTGTGGTGCATCCAGCCTTGCTATAGGACGTTCTACATCGCCTGCAGGCTTTGCCATATGGTGTACAGGCCTTGTGTTCGACAATGCTTTGATCCGCTTAGCAAACGCGGTGTCAAGGCTCAGCTGACGTTGAAttgaatgaagatgatgacaggggccgcggaacggttttcaaagtgggagggctgagccaaaagtggggggctgaccatgcaaaaaatcacaatcctttggtcatttttacgtttttgtacacggttttggaaaaaagcggggggggggggaggggggggggctgaagccccccagcccccctcGCTTCCGCAGCCCCTGGATGACAGGCAATGCTTAGGGCCTTTTGTCATCGTATAGGCCCATCGCCCATCTCTCGATCTCGATCTCGAGAACCAAACAGAGCTTTATACATCAACAACCAGGGATCCGTTCCCTGGTCAAACCAATCCTTTCATTGAGTATCATAACAAAACCGAACGGCACGCATAGGCATACTGATTGAGATTTAGGGCTGCTATAGCTGCCCCCTCCTCGAATTTTCACAACTTTCGGTATTTAAAccattttaatgtattttagcATCATGAATTTCATTGAATCGCTTTTATTATCTGGCCCATAGCATCTGTTTCTACggacgagttttttttatattataattaataataaatcgttgaattattattgtcatttttgtctcacctgcatagcagagtgagactataggcgccgcttttccgacggcgacggcgacggcggcggcggcggcgacggcggcgtcaacaccaaatcttaacctgaggttaagtttttgaaatgacagcataacttagaaagtatatggacctagttcatgaaacttggccataaggttaatcaagtattactgaacatcctgcctgagtttcatgtcacatgaccaaggtcaaaggtcatttagggtcaatgaacttagaccatgttgggggaatcaacatcaaaatcttaacctaaggttaagtttttgaaatgtcatcataactcagaaaatatatggacctagttcatgaaacttatacataaggttaatcaagtatcactgaacatcctgcatgagtttcacgtcacatgaccaaggtcaaaggtcatttagggtcaatgaactttggccgaattgggggtatctgttgaattaccatcataactttgaaagtttatggatctgattcatgaaacttagacataatagtaatcaagtattactgaacatcctgtgcaagtttcaggtcacatgatcaaggtcaaaggtcatttagggtcaatgaactttggccaaattggggtatttgttgaattacagccataaatttgaaagtgtgttggtctagttcataaaacttggacataatagtaatcaagtatcactgaacatcctgtgcgagtttcaggtcacatgatcaaggtcaaaggtcatgtaaggtcaaagaactttggccacgttgggggtatttgttgaattgccatcatatctctataagtgtattggtctagttcataaaacgtggaaataagagtaaccaagtatcactgaacatcttgtgcgagttatagtagttttcaaaatcagcactgctgctatattgaatcgcgtgatgcaggtgagacggccagaggcattccacttgttgttttttttttttttggggggggggctcgttCCCTTCTCTcgcattcatattttcaaaacagTGCACAATCTAATATCCAAAACCTGAACTTTCTCAAAACCCTTGCTTCCGAATTTCGCTGCTAGATTGATCCCGAACAAACGTCAGACTGCAAACAGTGACGTCACTTTTATAATATAGACCCGTGACTTTTTTTACGGTTTTCATGTAGCCCCTTTCTGCTATTCCATCAAGCATTTTACCTATAGCTGGCCcctgtatttttaaaaataatgatttaacaCTTGCTTTTATTTAAGTGCATTATGTCTTTTATCTATTGTTATCATTTAACTGTTACAATTCGtaatttgatcaaaaagtgCAGAAATTCCTGTTAAAAAACCCCCAGCTCATATAGGGTATGGGCCGTATATTCATGATCAGGCGCCAAGCGCAGAACCAGGACTGACCGGGGGTGGGgcaattttattatgaaatgtgtTTTTCACTAATTGTCTGGAAAGCAAGGAGGATAGTAAAGAAAATGggcaaatgaaagaaaggggaaatttgagaagcaaaaaaaaaaaaccgaacccctccccccaaaaaaaatgtggtCATCGATCTCCAGTTATCGGAAGCGCTTCACGACCAAGATTTTCTGACCAGCTGCAATTCCTCGATCCACGCATTTTTAAAAGTACTCATGCATAAAATTCATACAAGTGTTGAGCCAAAATCAAAAGTTATCTGCAAATCAGTGTTACAAATTTCCGATTATTATATTTGGAAATGGAATGGTTGTGTTCggtttgtttaaaatatgcaatatctATATGCATGATCACAAATTCATTGATCTGATGAGAAACATTGGAATCAAGttgaaaattataacaaattaaGATTTTCCAAGTATGTAAATATTCTTAGACATTTCGTTTGTCTAGATAAAGACTTGTATTTACAGTTTCAATTCAGTATGAATATATCAACTTGAAATTTTATCCATGGATTATTGTTTGAACGAAatcgcaaaaaaaaattgtatgtattGTAAATTAGCTTTCATCAATGGTTTAGGAAAAGAATATTAATGTAGGTTAACCGGGGATATTTTCTCGCCTGTGTGTGTTATAATGTaactatatattttctaaatttttggGGTAGTGAATATGTATACATTGGGGTTTTTTGTAcaatttcttgaatatttataataagATTAACATCGGTGTatagttttcatttatttttctttcatgtattatgttttgtgGTGAAATTGCGAAGCTCTCAAtctatttcaaaaaataataaagccaccctctgtatttttatgtagaatgtgttatatatttatcatttaattatttatttatcacgTTTTCTTTAAAAGACAGGGTTGTCCTGTTCAAGCCAATTGGCTTGCTTTTCAGGGGAGCCCTGTCAAATAAACATAGTAACATAACACATACAGAAATAAAAACagtgattgaaaataaataatgacatttcatagaaaaaatatatgaaatgaatataaaacatggaaaataattaatACAAAGACAAAGTGTAAAGGACAACAATCAATTCAAGTaacggaaaaaaagaaaacataagacACTGATCGTTTTGGATGGTTactgaggattttttttcaatgtttctgGTATTGTCTTAGACGTCTTTTGACGATTTGGAGGGAAGGAGGTGTTTGATTATGAAGTGGTAGGGAGTTGAAAAGTTTGGTTGCAATATAAGAGAAAGAACgttttttgttttcagttttggGTTTGGGCAGCTATAATTGATTGTAACAAGATATCGAGTAgggtaaatggtatatttatggtaaattttattattcatgtacattttaaacatatttttgtaCTTGTTTTTTTGTTGATGGAATcgaaatatacacaacaaaaaaagtaagtccccccttgaacaaacatcaataatttccgaaccaaagcgagtttgtgatatatttttacatgagcgtgtaggtaattttataagctaccatcTGAGTAAAAGTTATGGacatattttacgtcatgcttcagtgagcaccgtcagaaggaaaaaatgtcacttttcaaaagtcacaagccaaatatcatgactttgaatccattttattggaactgattccacattctcatcatgaaaaatagtcagaagacttataaaaggtactttctaaaagacgatacaactttttggctaaatttcacggttgaataaacacaagtccaaatttgctataattggatttttttcacacatttttatcaataaaaatgatagaatatgatgacagttatttttgggaagagtatctccaacaatattcatcgtttcacggttcaatgaagaTTTATTGACAAcaagaaatatgattttcaaatatcataggcaagtattgtttcattttggtaactgaaactgatcttttatcaactttttcgttatgttcatgaccaattaacatgcttcaatgattcaaaggcgtttaattaaacattcacgcttgaatgaacacgtggaatgtgattagctcttttttgcgttattggaaaaattacaatttgtaactatggatatatgtcacaaacctccttgcatggttcatttgatttgatttttatgaaaatcccgatgtttaatgcatcagtgagcacacaatattcgaaaattatgcaaatgagaagaaagttcaaggccttggccccactctgtgccgtatcgaattgttattttggtgtgcgcgccttttggatagtgttactctgaagccatgtgcaaagtttcatgaaataaatgtttgcagaagtaacaaaaacagtccatgaaacaaacccttatttcatatttgttaaaatgttgacttcctctctcatagacttgtgtacattatgggtgcatatgtttaagaatcagtaaccccttattcaatatggtggaactttttttcaaggatgtctttagcaatgtcatttggcagtaatgtttatcaacgtatgggcagaattctgtgcaaaaatgaaatcgatttgtttatttacggatgagtgagcacgcatcaaagtgggaacatttgtattttcaatgtcacagactcattttaaagggtgatatggtgaatattgggggcaaattgggtttcaaatgtgactttaactgctgttgtttttaggatccatcatttctatcaccacacactttccgaacttttaacattttcatggttgagcgagcacattcgaaaacttaggaatgaatactctttatactgcataaatgtattcttttcctaacagtttctcatgatcagtttgatttatggacaaatcaggggtggatccagaatttgaaaatgggggaggggcctataatcgtgggagccaccaacattttcaaattttaatatgacctaacaagttgttaaggatactaccaaaaacccctatgatgatacgtcacaatacaagGGCCACGGAAaggttttcaaagtgtgggggaggggcttagccaaaagtggggggggggggctgcccatgcaaaaaaaaaatcacaatcgtgtggtaattttttcatttttgtacatgcttttggaaaaaagttgggggccccagcccccccccccaccctgcTTCTGCGGCCCCCGcaatattgtgctcactcaaccatgaacatacgatatcaaaattgtgtgtggagtggctaaatgatggatagtaaaacagcattaacaccataaaattcacctaacaacaacttttgccaaactttgtatttgcacaatctgaaaaacgactcttgtgactttcaaaaatgctcatttttaattcaatctttaattactcatgcatgactcaaccgatcaatttcattttctcctaggagttgcttaatgagtgtagaaaaccacctacgaaatatcatatctcaaaataattccgttcaaaagttatagtaatttgatttaggggggacttactttttttgttgtgtatagaatTATTGAATCTTCAATCTTGAAAACCCCTAAAATTTTAGCGAATTCGATTTTTGGAATGATACATTATTCACAATAcaagaaaaattaatttgatcATTATTGTTAAGATTAAACTGTAAAAAAGggttttatctttatttgaatatattttgatcAGTTGGTGTAACTACTCTACGATCTGATCAACTTATTATGCCTAATACTTTTATTGCACtttcacaaaattcattttctttgggaggtaaaaaaattatcaaattaatgcTTGATTTCTTTTGGATGAGGTAAGATATATTTTGCATGAAAGTTAGTTTGTCTTTAGTGGACCTATAAGCATTGGATCCTGCATGGGGAAACCTAACCCAGTTGTtatgaattgtaacaaaatggccgatcgagactggggtagaaggagagaacttttcgtttttttgaggttccagtttgtgcccagatgtcaggaaactgccactcgttagaccttcatccatataatcgtggtaagtgcataatttctgttttcacaattcatttggagaaatatttagaccataaatcaccctagtcccgtgagtatggtaaaatacacggtaagcccctgggctccctgggttagggGAAACCGAACCATATATAGAAAGCTATTTTAAAGGTAAAAACCGAGAAAAATTTCAGAAGAAGCAATAAGTGATAAGGAAATTATGAGCTTGTGACTTGTCATTCGTTCAGtgaaattcattttgtattattttgtatttattgttttccgttcacaaaatacaaagaaagtAACACAATATTACAAAGTTAAATGTATCACAAAGCATGGCAATCATAATTCATGCAACAATTTGAGAAAGTATTTAAACTTGAACTTAGCTAAATAGAAGAGACTTATCAAAGATAAGTAAAACTTCATTAAATTGAATCTGTATGTATTTGTTGCAAGTGTGCGTGCGAATGGCATGGTGGATTATAACAACGATGTAATGATTAACAATTGTAGATTGATCACtacaaaaagaaaatgacaaaacaCCATCTTAAAATGTTTCCAatcatatttgtatattttaaaataaaaaacacgtaaaagaaATTTATACATTATGTTATACACTACAGCATATATCTTGTATAGGCCGTATGATTAATGTGATTCAAATAGATGAACATTTTGTCATGGAAATTATAGATTGCTTAACAGTTATAATctctatatatacatatattataattatggatATCAAATAGGTAATAGGGGCCTACCAAATGTCGTGTTACCGAACTTCATGGGTGTAATGTTTAGGGGTGGTTGGCTgaagccccaccccccccccccgcattccacacacacacaaaatgtcTAAATTTAGGCATTTTTTAATTAGGTCTGTTGCATTGTACATTAGCAATAACATTTTTATCCCATTTATTCTAATGTCTGGTCGATAAGTCCTTCTTACAGTCATGATTATTACATCATTAATCGCTGATTTAAAACTTATCGGTTTATAGTTCGCTCGTTTCGCCCAATTTTTTTATGTCAATATCTGTTTTTAGGAAACTGCATTAATTTACAACGAATTAAACATGTTGAAGGGATAAAATTCACGTCCCAGGTAATGATGGAAGCCTTGTCAAGTCCCACTAGCGTACAGAAGGGGGGCTTGGGGACatatagacccccccccccccggatctaAACGACTGAGAACAATAAAGGAGAGAatgaaggaaaggaaaagaaaagagtgaCATATTATAATATtctctgaatatcatgtcataatctacccccccaaaaaaaaaaaaaaataataataataaaaataaataaagtagaataaaattaataaatggaacgcctctggcagtctctcctgcattacgcgatttaattaACCAGCAGTGTTAAATATGGAAACAACTAGGATGAAAAAAagattcacaaaaacaccattcatagtGTGATAAATACTAAGTTCATCGACCCTAAATGTCCTTTGACCTTaaacatgtgacctgaaactcttgAAAAAGAATGAGTGATACTTGACTAAccttgtgtccaagtttcatgccATAGATCCATGCACTTTGAAAATATAGACATTTGAAAATCTCCgatcatggtcaaagttcattgaccctaaatgtgATAAATACTAAGTTCATCGACCCTAAATgtcctttgaccttaatcatgtgacctaatacTAATGCAATATGAACAGTGATACTGGATTATCTTtatatttccaagtttcatgaactcgATCCATACACTTCCTGATGATAATATCTCAGAAACTTAATTTTGGTTAAGATTCCAATGTTGACAACCAAAacatagccaaagttcattgaccctaaatgacctttgaccgtggtcatgtgaactgaaactaatgcaagatgatcagtgatatttcattatccttatgtccaatttttatgaactagatctttatacatttttagttatgatggcatttaaaaaacttaaccttggttacgatttcaatgttgacaacaCCGCAAccgccgttggaaaagcggcgccgtTAGTCTCGCTCTATCCGCTGCAGGCGAGGCAAACTTGTCAAAATTGTGTAGCTTTTAAAGACATTTTGCCCAATAAgccatgtctggccccctcaaatATGAGTTACGCTACTATAAAGGCCTATCCTTTAGTTTTgataaatccccccccccccacaaaaatcgATGTCTCTATTCAAATTCATATCAATATGACAGTGCCCTAAAACGGTTACAATAATAggacacaaaataaaaatgtgcttTATTGGCTAAATCTACCGACTTTACATCCAAATATATTTTGACCGGGCACCCCATCAAACTAAAATATCTGTGTAATTTTGTATTGCCTACATAAAATTCCTTCTCAAGCACGGAACTGGCTGAAAATTGCAGGATACAATATCTTGCTATAGCTCCTAATATATCCAATTTCTATATTTGTGAAGTAAGTGttgaaaagaatattttgaatgaaaataaatcactaCCGAGAAATGGTGCTACATAGATGCTATATTTACATTctaaagattcatattaaaaaagCTAAACAATGACCACGATACACTGTTGTAATATTGGAACTGGACGATTCTGGCGCATAATCATGGTCCTTCACCAAAGCCTTGAAAAATGGGCGCTAAACTTGGCTGGTTTTCATGTTTAAGGTTATATCCGAATTGTTCAGCCGACACAATGCCCGGATGTTGGAGAAGACCAAGGAGGTCGAAATCCAGATCGGGTCAAGGAATAGTCGAATGCTTGGAGCGAAGAGGAGACTGGAGATCCTGAGCAACAAGTAGACAAACTTGATGACGGGTTGGATCAGCCAGATGATGACGACGTGAAAGAGGGCGAAGGCGATTGCCCAGACGAAGGAGAAGATGGGCCCGAGGATGAGGGTCAGAGTGGCGTACAGGGCGAACTGCAATTAtagtaatggtaataataataataatgataatgataatgataatagtaataataataataataattgtcacCACTGGTCTCGGGAAATACAAACACGAATTAAATAAGTCTGTAGATTTGTTTAGTGATTATGAGCTAGGTAAAATCATTTACCATCTCTATTACTCTTTAGAGAAATAATAGAATACAACCGCGTCTAGCCAGggtttaattttggaggggcgGTAAGTGCAAGCGAAGCGTGCGAACACTAAaagagcgcgctccctagggggagGGTGCGCGAATTTTTTGATATCTCATcagattcaaatcaaaagaaggcgTCCTTAATACCCTCAACTCGAATATTGACTTGCTGTGATTACAAAAAATAGTTTTCTAAAAACATTATGAGCGCcccaaaaatgggaaaagattgaAGAATTTGAAACAATTCCTCTTActgcgcgaagcgcggaagcttaAAACGTTTTATATAAATAGAGAACAGAAATGATAGGCCTACAATTGTGCTtaccttggtcacatcagatttgattgtaaaaagtTTATCCACATTAAATTTTGTTAGCTCAATTCGCAAAGCTGAGTAGAAGACGGGTatataaagaatggaaataggCCCTATTCCTTCCCGCGATGGCATTGAggctcagatttttaaagaaatttctcggaaactttaacctgttctaattttgatatttcttagattATATATAACtcgattaagaagaaaaaagagctcgaaatgtgaaagggatggtgcaagctagaagagggacttttcctttcccatgcTCGCGAAGTACGGAAacctctgtgatttatttttgaagaatttttttttttgtaatttcgcTCATATTAAGCGCTTCCTTTTCTTTAAGAAACTTCAGAGATAATCAAAATTTCAAGTCAATGGTGCAAAACAAGACAGGAGATGGGTGTGCAGCGATATAGAATAAAGTTTAGTATcgtacatacttttttttatatagcacGGCACTAatttaatgccccccccccctttgagcaGATGCTTTGccaaaattacttgctgaaaaGCGGAAGAAAAATAGCATTTCGGGATTCGGGGAGTGTTAATCGAATTGAAATTTCATGCGTGAGTGAGCGTGAAGAGCCAAAATTTTGTGTCAATGCAATATGAAAAAAACCTTTTCATACTCTTTGCACCCATGCATACTTTATAACTTCTGGCAAGAATATACGATTCCCACAACCGGGAGGGTAAAAACGGAGTAGAAAAAAGTGTGGGAACGAAAGGgaatggcaattttttttttaatatagttTTCCCGCGCagagcgcggaagcaaaattttgtatgaagagaGGAAAACGTCTCTtttaggtttttattcttttgaccccaaaaagaaggaaaaaacaacaacaaagctataactttcttccctttccttctttcgctttttctttttctccttttccccttctttttttttcattttgggggcgtttttttttttggggggggggggggggcgaccgcccccaccgcccccctggctacgcgcctgataGAATATGCCTGGTGAATTtaatcaaaacaaacaaacatatctcgataATTCACAGTGGTTCAATTCAACATTAAGGTTAACCTTTAAACAAGGATTTAGATTCACAAAGATTACAATGATTCAAACATATGACCTTTGGAATTCGTTGCAATTTCTttgtatacaaaagaa from the Lytechinus pictus isolate F3 Inbred chromosome 1, Lp3.0, whole genome shotgun sequence genome contains:
- the LOC129277216 gene encoding caveolin-1-like, translating into MDQPINPYIGPQGTNPPVPQYGSTVDNNSDLTPRSASSVHVITDDDNKENEDIYKFTPHVPVAYDETFKESGSVMGFPFMKEVNESIFKYTHFALYATLTLILGPIFSFVWAIAFALFHVVIIWLIQPVIKFVYLLLRISSLLFAPSIRLFLDPIWISTSLVFSNIRALCRLNNSDITLNMKTSQV